The Apostichopus japonicus isolate 1M-3 chromosome 20, ASM3797524v1, whole genome shotgun sequence genome contains a region encoding:
- the LOC139961088 gene encoding WSCD family member CG9164-like isoform X1, whose protein sequence is MKSQIRQTGWFLCFVGMVFLIPYLPYKKHISIPLEHRNFQVDSFNHLQTNSRETGYFTTQDPLAANSISNVMTSNTGARQANEDVDGDDDDDDDVDDNYDNSDDNCVLDRRFMPKGSMPLILLLSFPGSGNTWVRYLLERSSGIYTGSAYRDVGTGNDEHSTFRESRPCSKSTLVVKTHGWELYDGNIFKPRKKLCKYDGVIILVRNPYFAILAEFNRQKSNKTGTAPASAFGGEMWYNFAKTRAVRWANIFNGTVKENKNRMIIFYEQLVTDTDYQLRRMLDFLHIPQNETRMKCLLHNSSGHFKRKHKDFGFNPFTTEINRTIDDSIRKVRNILKTVYGNNLPQYESEYEDKV, encoded by the exons ATGAAGTCCCAAATACGCCAAACTGGGTGGTTTCTTTGTTTCGTAGGCATGGTTTTCTTAATACCATACTTACCATACAAAAAACACATTTCTATACCCTTGGAGCATCGTAACTTTCAAGTGGACAGTTTTAATCATCTACAGACGAACTCTCGTGAAACTGGATATTTCACAACGCAAG ATCCCCTGGCAGCTAACAGCATATCTAATGTCATGACGTCAAACACCGGTGCACGACAAG CTAATGAGGACGTTgacggtgatgatgatgatgacgacgacgtaGATGATAACTATGACAATAGTGATGATAATTGCGTGTTGGACAGAAGGTTCATGCCTAAAGGGAGCATGCCACTAATACTACTCCTCAGCTTTCCTGGTTCTGGTAACACCTGGGTCAGATATTTACTTGAGAGGTCATCAGGCATATACACAGGAAGTGCCTATCGTGATGTAGGTACAGGAAATGATG AGCATTCAACTTTTCGCGAAAGCCGTCCCTGCTCTAAGAGTACTTTAGTCGTTAAGACGCATGGATGGGAGCTTTATGACGGAAACATTTTCAAGCCAAGAAAGAAACTTTGCAAATATGACGGTGTGATAATTCTTGTAAGGAATCCTTATTTTGCCATCTTGGCGGAATTTAACAGACAAAAGAGCAACAAAACAGGAACAGCCCCTGCATCAGCATTTGGAGGAGAAA TGTGGTATAACTTTGCTAAAACCCGTGCGGTTCGATGGGCGAACATATTTAATGGTACCGTGAAGGAAAACAAGAATAGAATGATAATATTTTATGAACAATTGGTCACGGACACGGACTATCAGCTTCGTCGAATGCTAGATTTTCTTCATATACCACAGAACGAAACCAGAATGAAGTGTTTATTGCACAACTCTTCGGGACACTTTAAGAGAAAACATAAAGATTTTGGCTTCAATCCATTCACAACAGAAATTAATCGCACAATCGACGACAGTATAAGGAAGgttagaaatattttaaaaactgtTTATGGTAACAACCTGCCACAATATGAATCGGAATATGAAGATAAAGTATAG
- the LOC139961088 gene encoding WSCD family member CG9164-like isoform X2 — MKSQIRQTGWFLCFVGMVFLIPYLPYKKHISIPLEHRNFQVDSFNHLQTNSRETGYFTTQANEDVDGDDDDDDDVDDNYDNSDDNCVLDRRFMPKGSMPLILLLSFPGSGNTWVRYLLERSSGIYTGSAYRDVGTGNDEHSTFRESRPCSKSTLVVKTHGWELYDGNIFKPRKKLCKYDGVIILVRNPYFAILAEFNRQKSNKTGTAPASAFGGEMWYNFAKTRAVRWANIFNGTVKENKNRMIIFYEQLVTDTDYQLRRMLDFLHIPQNETRMKCLLHNSSGHFKRKHKDFGFNPFTTEINRTIDDSIRKVRNILKTVYGNNLPQYESEYEDKV; from the exons ATGAAGTCCCAAATACGCCAAACTGGGTGGTTTCTTTGTTTCGTAGGCATGGTTTTCTTAATACCATACTTACCATACAAAAAACACATTTCTATACCCTTGGAGCATCGTAACTTTCAAGTGGACAGTTTTAATCATCTACAGACGAACTCTCGTGAAACTGGATATTTCACAACGCAAG CTAATGAGGACGTTgacggtgatgatgatgatgacgacgacgtaGATGATAACTATGACAATAGTGATGATAATTGCGTGTTGGACAGAAGGTTCATGCCTAAAGGGAGCATGCCACTAATACTACTCCTCAGCTTTCCTGGTTCTGGTAACACCTGGGTCAGATATTTACTTGAGAGGTCATCAGGCATATACACAGGAAGTGCCTATCGTGATGTAGGTACAGGAAATGATG AGCATTCAACTTTTCGCGAAAGCCGTCCCTGCTCTAAGAGTACTTTAGTCGTTAAGACGCATGGATGGGAGCTTTATGACGGAAACATTTTCAAGCCAAGAAAGAAACTTTGCAAATATGACGGTGTGATAATTCTTGTAAGGAATCCTTATTTTGCCATCTTGGCGGAATTTAACAGACAAAAGAGCAACAAAACAGGAACAGCCCCTGCATCAGCATTTGGAGGAGAAA TGTGGTATAACTTTGCTAAAACCCGTGCGGTTCGATGGGCGAACATATTTAATGGTACCGTGAAGGAAAACAAGAATAGAATGATAATATTTTATGAACAATTGGTCACGGACACGGACTATCAGCTTCGTCGAATGCTAGATTTTCTTCATATACCACAGAACGAAACCAGAATGAAGTGTTTATTGCACAACTCTTCGGGACACTTTAAGAGAAAACATAAAGATTTTGGCTTCAATCCATTCACAACAGAAATTAATCGCACAATCGACGACAGTATAAGGAAGgttagaaatattttaaaaactgtTTATGGTAACAACCTGCCACAATATGAATCGGAATATGAAGATAAAGTATAG